The Aureitalea marina genome includes a window with the following:
- a CDS encoding peptidyl-prolyl cis-trans isomerase: MKRLLQEPLLHFALIGVALFLLYWIVSPEQESENQILIDDSDINEIVSKFELQWNRPPNAQELSGLMGEMIQQEVFYQEGLRLNLDHNDEIIKRRLSQKMQFLSNDLADMVQPSEDELQLHLDNNSEKFQTPAFYSFYQIYFSLDSGEDPKERARFVLDASNGKSFSEMRTEGDPIALKYYYEKITDFNLRRQLGTEFLISMQQLQTGSWVGPISSGYGYHLVYLEDVVAPKTPPLDEVREEVLADLNYVRQGELKASIFKELLSQYELVFDFQAEELSGVEEIIRNDLQE, from the coding sequence TGGATCGTTAGTCCCGAGCAAGAATCCGAAAATCAAATACTGATTGACGATTCTGATATAAACGAGATCGTTTCCAAATTCGAATTGCAATGGAACCGGCCTCCGAATGCTCAGGAATTGAGCGGATTGATGGGTGAAATGATCCAGCAGGAAGTGTTCTATCAGGAAGGGCTTCGGCTGAACCTGGATCACAATGACGAGATCATCAAAAGAAGACTATCCCAGAAAATGCAGTTTCTCTCCAACGATCTCGCGGACATGGTCCAGCCATCCGAGGACGAACTGCAGTTACATTTGGACAACAATTCAGAGAAGTTTCAGACCCCGGCTTTTTACAGTTTCTACCAGATCTATTTTAGTCTAGACTCCGGTGAAGACCCTAAGGAACGAGCACGATTTGTCCTGGATGCCAGCAATGGCAAGAGTTTTTCCGAGATGCGGACCGAGGGTGATCCGATAGCTTTAAAATATTATTACGAGAAGATCACGGACTTCAATCTCAGGAGACAACTAGGAACCGAATTCCTGATCAGCATGCAACAATTGCAAACCGGAAGCTGGGTTGGACCTATCAGTTCCGGTTACGGTTACCATTTAGTTTACCTGGAAGATGTTGTAGCTCCCAAAACCCCTCCACTTGACGAGGTGAGAGAAGAAGTCTTGGCCGATCTGAATTATGTCCGCCAGGGCGAACTGAAAGCTTCCATATTCAAAGAATTATTGAGTCAGTATGAGCTTGTTTTCGACTTCCAGGCTGAAGAACTCTCTGGTGTGGAAGAGATCATTAGAAATGATCTACAGGAATGA
- a CDS encoding HupE/UreJ family protein — translation MKRALLVGLFLFFGLVGHAHEIRPAYLQIVQIEQNTYQAYWKIPSMGEAAPKLRLVFTGNPKVTPLQAPQSLNNSIIFRYQLEFPDDLRGQNLYIEGLSNTLIDALVRVEYLNEETVVFMLQPDNDQIIIPGESSSWEVIKTYTILGVEHILFGIDHLLFVLALIIITVGFKKIVKTITAFTLAHSITLSMAVLGYANLPGPPVETVIALSIVFLALEIIKNINGEATLTSRKPWLVAFTFGLLHGFGFAGALMDIGLPQSDIPLALAFFNIGVELGQIAFVLVVLGLIYLLKKFKGWSPAMQKVPAYLIGGVAAYWVIDRVLGFWA, via the coding sequence ATGAAAAGAGCGCTGCTGGTCGGTTTATTCCTTTTCTTCGGTCTAGTTGGGCATGCCCATGAGATCCGACCCGCCTATTTACAGATCGTACAAATAGAGCAGAATACTTACCAGGCCTATTGGAAGATCCCCAGTATGGGGGAAGCAGCTCCCAAACTTCGTCTGGTTTTTACCGGCAACCCAAAGGTTACGCCTTTGCAAGCGCCACAATCACTAAACAACTCTATCATATTTCGTTACCAACTTGAATTCCCTGATGATCTGCGAGGACAAAACCTCTATATAGAAGGGCTTTCCAATACCTTGATAGATGCCTTAGTACGGGTGGAATACCTCAACGAAGAAACCGTGGTATTTATGCTGCAACCGGATAATGATCAAATAATCATTCCCGGTGAATCCAGCAGTTGGGAGGTAATCAAGACCTACACCATTTTGGGTGTAGAACATATCTTATTTGGAATAGATCACTTGCTATTTGTTCTAGCCCTGATCATCATAACGGTGGGGTTTAAAAAGATAGTGAAGACCATAACGGCCTTCACCTTGGCGCATAGTATCACGCTGAGCATGGCGGTTCTGGGATATGCCAATCTGCCAGGCCCTCCTGTAGAAACTGTGATCGCACTAAGCATTGTATTCCTGGCCTTGGAGATTATCAAGAATATTAATGGGGAGGCTACCTTGACCAGCCGAAAGCCTTGGTTAGTGGCTTTCACTTTTGGACTGCTACATGGCTTTGGTTTTGCGGGAGCCTTGATGGATATCGGATTACCTCAATCTGATATTCCATTGGCGCTGGCCTTTTTCAACATAGGTGTGGAATTGGGGCAGATCGCCTTTGTCCTAGTGGTACTCGGTTTGATCTATCTACTCAAAAAATTCAAGGGTTGGAGTCCGGCCATGCAAAAAGTTCCGGCTTACTTAATTGGAGGGGTGGCAGCCTACTGGGTGATCGATCGTGTGCTTGGCTTTTGGGCCTAA
- a CDS encoding endo-alpha-N-acetylgalactosaminidase family protein: MRQKLKYLIFLAFIACAYDVQYDVSGAYYDWTVTKQPEHPWMLDYNKTLVTKFFMCSRDGKGDFDTVYLDFEGALDVIRKLDNITLGIPKVVYLVGWQYNGHDSKYPSWAEVNNALKRPQDITALQSLRWLIGEARSYNTTVSLHLNMIDAFQDSPLWSTYLEEDVIAKDSLGNPIPGEVFWDMQSYQISYTMEWELGLAQQRIDCLLEMIPELKEGGTIHIDAFHSMRPSGVGEPISPYTGITMEEEIATQRKIFRYWREKGLDVTCEAGMYWLRKDPFLGLQAASWHNTSSNFEKEDWLGKPEYFDGLPIALSAYTPMQCEPEVMKDPITLTGLKEQVATRLVPWYLSRNPGLQQNSEYVVTDSLVIAPIGWNKSQMIIYAPNGLNQKLDMTQTAVAGANKLLFSEITLDGLRELDTLQIEEGLLQLQLPEGVLGTLSLID; this comes from the coding sequence GTGCGACAAAAGCTTAAATATTTAATCTTTCTTGCGTTCATTGCTTGTGCCTATGATGTTCAATATGACGTCTCTGGGGCCTACTATGACTGGACCGTGACCAAGCAACCGGAGCACCCGTGGATGCTGGATTACAACAAGACGTTGGTCACCAAGTTCTTTATGTGCAGCAGGGACGGAAAGGGAGATTTTGATACCGTTTATCTCGATTTTGAAGGCGCTTTGGACGTGATCCGCAAATTGGACAACATCACCTTAGGTATCCCCAAAGTTGTCTACCTGGTGGGCTGGCAATACAACGGTCATGACTCCAAATACCCCTCTTGGGCGGAAGTTAACAACGCCCTGAAACGGCCCCAAGACATTACGGCACTGCAGAGTCTGCGATGGTTAATCGGAGAAGCCAGATCCTACAACACCACCGTTAGCCTTCACCTGAACATGATCGATGCCTTTCAGGACAGTCCGTTATGGTCTACTTATCTGGAAGAGGATGTCATAGCCAAGGATAGCCTTGGTAATCCCATACCAGGAGAGGTGTTTTGGGATATGCAGTCCTACCAGATCAGTTACACCATGGAATGGGAGCTTGGGCTGGCCCAACAAAGAATTGACTGTCTCCTGGAAATGATCCCGGAGTTGAAAGAAGGTGGAACCATTCACATTGATGCATTCCATTCCATGAGGCCGAGTGGGGTCGGAGAACCGATCAGTCCATATACTGGTATCACCATGGAAGAAGAGATTGCCACTCAACGCAAGATTTTCCGGTATTGGCGAGAAAAAGGCCTGGATGTAACCTGTGAAGCGGGCATGTATTGGCTAAGGAAAGATCCCTTCCTGGGCCTGCAGGCGGCTTCCTGGCACAACACATCCTCCAATTTTGAAAAAGAAGATTGGCTCGGTAAGCCTGAGTATTTTGACGGGCTTCCGATAGCTTTATCTGCATACACCCCTATGCAATGCGAACCTGAAGTGATGAAGGACCCGATCACTCTGACTGGTCTAAAAGAGCAGGTTGCCACCAGGTTGGTCCCTTGGTATCTCTCACGTAATCCAGGATTGCAACAAAATTCCGAGTACGTTGTCACAGACTCTTTGGTAATTGCCCCTATTGGGTGGAACAAATCACAGATGATCATTTATGCACCAAATGGCCTGAATCAAAAACTGGATATGACTCAAACCGCAGTGGCCGGAGCAAACAAACTCTTGTTCTCAGAAATTACCTTGGACGGTCTTCGCGAACTAGACACCCTTCAAATAGAAGAAGGTCTTCTACAGTTACAGCTGCCAGAAGGAGTGCTTGGCACCTTGAGCTTGATCGATTAG
- a CDS encoding DUF1648 domain-containing protein, with translation MNNKNRPKVRPELETADILIEMIGLMGLLVLIGLPLYYYPELPDQVPHHYGADGVPDRWGGKGIVWTLPAIGAFLYAGLWYLNRFPHIFNYMVEITQQNAIAQYRLATRLIRSLNAFTAWLFAYINYAIVQGGLKGSFDLGMWFLPTLIGGMLLLIVVFMYRATKA, from the coding sequence ATGAACAATAAGAATCGTCCTAAGGTTAGGCCCGAACTGGAAACTGCAGACATACTGATCGAAATGATCGGGTTGATGGGTTTACTTGTGCTCATTGGTCTACCGCTGTACTATTATCCGGAACTTCCGGACCAGGTACCTCATCACTACGGAGCAGATGGTGTCCCGGATCGATGGGGAGGTAAAGGAATCGTTTGGACCTTACCGGCCATTGGGGCCTTCTTATACGCTGGGCTTTGGTACCTGAATCGATTCCCGCATATTTTTAATTACATGGTCGAAATCACCCAGCAGAACGCCATAGCACAGTACCGATTGGCCACCCGATTGATAAGGAGCCTGAATGCCTTTACAGCCTGGCTGTTTGCCTATATCAATTATGCCATTGTTCAAGGTGGTTTAAAGGGTAGCTTTGATCTCGGAATGTGGTTTCTTCCGACCTTGATTGGAGGTATGTTATTGTTGATAGTTGTATTTATGTATCGTGCGACAAAAGCTTAA
- a CDS encoding glycoside hydrolase family 97 protein, translating into MIIATQNLKRAALLVVLVAFTACQQEESNEQLTTVSSPDGNNTIVFSLSKTGQPTYSVNHGDQEVILPSTLGFQFLDQAELKGSFEIVETNIKDRSETWEMPWGEQREVINNYNRLKIQLRETSPPNRLLNIAFRAYDDGIAFRYEFPEQDGLNEVEIEEEQTEFRLTGDHKSWWIPGDWDIYEHVYNTTSFTDIDAISKRDHPNLAATYIPHNAVNTPVTMRTDTGLHLSFHEANLTDYAGMTLGVNADQMSMTSILVGSENTEYKVKRTTPFKTPWRTIQIAEEAKDLIASNLIVNLNEPNKLGDVSWFKPMKYVGIWWEMHLDKSRWDYGMTREGDGPWEDTGQAHGRHGATTENAKRYIDFAAANNMSGLLVEGWNTGWERWIGFEDREGVFDFLTPYPDYDIQEVARYGNEKGVELIMHHETSAATGTYDKQIEAAYQLMQQLGSHSVKTGYVGKIIPKGEYHHNQYMVNHYRRALEIAAKYQVAINAHEPIKATGLRRTYPNAISREGLRGQEFNAWASDGGNPPEHLPIVAFTRMLAGPIDFTPGVFDIDLPTKPNNQINTTLAQQLALYVVIYSPIQMACDLPENYEGQPGLQFIQDVGVDWEQSVVLNGEVGEFVTIAREERESGNWFLGSITNEQAREISVSFDFLPQGVSYTARVYRDAQNAHYADNPTALTIEEIEIDRESSMNFDLAAGGGLAISLLINN; encoded by the coding sequence ATGATAATCGCTACACAAAATTTAAAACGAGCAGCCCTTCTTGTAGTGTTAGTGGCCTTCACTGCCTGTCAGCAAGAGGAATCTAACGAGCAGCTTACAACCGTCAGTTCACCGGACGGGAATAATACCATTGTGTTTAGCCTATCGAAAACCGGGCAACCCACTTATTCTGTAAATCACGGGGATCAAGAAGTGATCCTGCCCTCCACCCTGGGGTTCCAGTTTTTGGACCAGGCTGAACTTAAGGGGAGTTTCGAGATTGTGGAAACAAATATCAAGGACCGCTCCGAGACCTGGGAAATGCCTTGGGGAGAGCAGCGAGAAGTGATCAATAACTACAACCGCTTAAAGATTCAGCTTCGAGAAACCTCTCCGCCTAATCGGCTATTGAATATCGCCTTCCGGGCTTATGATGATGGAATCGCTTTTCGCTATGAATTCCCGGAGCAGGATGGGCTAAATGAAGTTGAAATTGAGGAAGAGCAAACAGAATTTCGCCTGACTGGTGATCATAAAAGCTGGTGGATCCCCGGTGATTGGGACATCTATGAACACGTTTACAATACGACTTCTTTCACAGATATCGATGCGATCTCCAAAAGAGATCACCCCAATCTCGCTGCGACTTACATACCGCACAATGCTGTAAATACCCCGGTAACCATGCGCACCGACACCGGACTTCACCTGAGCTTTCACGAAGCAAATTTGACCGATTACGCAGGTATGACCCTGGGAGTGAATGCGGACCAGATGAGTATGACCAGTATTTTGGTAGGTTCAGAAAATACCGAATACAAAGTAAAGCGAACCACGCCATTCAAAACACCTTGGAGAACCATACAAATTGCCGAAGAAGCTAAGGACTTGATTGCTTCAAACCTCATCGTAAACTTGAATGAACCCAACAAACTGGGAGATGTCAGTTGGTTTAAACCCATGAAATACGTTGGTATTTGGTGGGAAATGCACCTGGATAAATCCAGATGGGACTACGGCATGACCCGGGAAGGCGATGGCCCTTGGGAGGATACGGGGCAAGCACACGGCCGTCATGGTGCTACCACAGAAAATGCAAAGCGCTACATCGATTTTGCAGCAGCCAATAATATGTCCGGCCTCTTGGTAGAAGGATGGAATACCGGTTGGGAACGATGGATTGGTTTTGAGGACCGGGAAGGCGTTTTTGATTTCCTCACGCCATATCCCGATTACGATATACAAGAAGTCGCTCGTTACGGAAATGAAAAAGGAGTCGAACTGATCATGCACCACGAAACCTCTGCCGCAACCGGAACATATGATAAACAGATTGAGGCCGCTTATCAGCTCATGCAGCAGTTAGGTAGTCATTCTGTGAAAACAGGATATGTAGGTAAGATCATCCCCAAGGGAGAGTATCATCACAATCAGTACATGGTTAACCACTACAGACGGGCCTTGGAGATCGCTGCAAAGTACCAAGTGGCCATTAATGCGCACGAGCCAATAAAGGCTACCGGATTGAGAAGGACCTACCCCAACGCCATCTCCAGGGAAGGACTACGCGGGCAGGAATTCAACGCCTGGGCCAGCGATGGCGGTAACCCTCCGGAGCACTTGCCAATTGTTGCATTCACCCGAATGTTGGCTGGGCCAATCGATTTCACTCCCGGGGTATTTGATATAGACCTGCCCACCAAACCCAACAATCAGATCAACACCACTTTGGCTCAACAGCTGGCCCTGTACGTTGTGATCTATAGCCCAATACAAATGGCCTGTGATCTGCCTGAGAATTATGAAGGGCAGCCTGGATTGCAGTTTATACAGGATGTGGGGGTAGATTGGGAACAGTCTGTTGTTCTGAACGGAGAAGTAGGCGAGTTCGTCACCATTGCCAGAGAAGAGCGTGAAAGTGGCAACTGGTTCCTGGGAAGTATCACCAATGAGCAAGCGCGAGAAATTAGTGTAAGCTTCGACTTCCTGCCACAAGGTGTAAGCTATACCGCCAGGGTCTATCGAGATGCCCAAAACGCGCATTACGCAGATAACCCAACGGCCTTAACCATAGAGGAGATCGAAATTGACCGGGAGTCTTCCATGAATTTTGATCTGGCAGCAGGCGGTGGTCTTGCGATCAGTCTGTTGATCAACAATTAA
- a CDS encoding CorA family divalent cation transporter, which translates to MKFLEQTAYFKYGPNEFSKGSFQSLEEISLIHPNEVVWLNTIGLEHQVEMRHLIERHKLEPFLIKLLKDEDQSNKVIPMQDLLFLSINVLQADRMDLETEQMFFIVSPDFVWTIQEVADDHFHWIRDRIEDNSGIIRQKKGDYLLFLLLESIISNYQSTFDRIYSDPKFENLSHKEVGKPAFTAELEERKQQLFKVKKAVSSLRDTLLKCENATLTSLSISYFSELKEQSINLMNDIDFELYKMDSTTNLIFSVQGHRLNEIMKTLTIFSVIFIPLTFMAGIYGMNFENMPELSWRNGYFFLLGVMLLVGCVSVWIMKRNKWF; encoded by the coding sequence GTGAAATTTCTAGAGCAAACAGCTTATTTCAAATATGGCCCAAATGAGTTCTCTAAAGGGTCTTTTCAATCCTTAGAGGAAATCTCCCTGATTCATCCCAATGAAGTGGTCTGGCTGAATACTATTGGACTGGAACACCAAGTTGAGATGCGGCATTTGATCGAGCGGCATAAATTGGAGCCTTTTCTCATAAAACTGCTCAAGGATGAAGATCAATCCAACAAGGTCATACCCATGCAGGATTTGTTGTTCCTCTCCATCAATGTGCTGCAAGCAGATCGCATGGACTTGGAAACCGAACAGATGTTCTTTATCGTATCTCCCGATTTTGTCTGGACCATTCAGGAAGTAGCTGACGATCATTTTCACTGGATCAGGGACCGCATTGAAGATAATTCGGGTATAATTCGACAAAAAAAGGGCGATTATTTACTCTTTCTGTTGTTGGAATCCATCATTAGTAATTATCAGAGTACGTTCGATCGAATCTACTCGGATCCAAAATTTGAAAATCTTAGCCATAAAGAGGTGGGTAAGCCGGCATTTACGGCAGAACTGGAGGAGCGAAAGCAGCAACTCTTTAAAGTAAAGAAAGCTGTGAGTAGTCTGCGAGACACCCTGCTTAAATGTGAAAATGCCACCTTGACCTCACTGAGTATCTCCTACTTTAGTGAATTAAAAGAACAGTCCATCAACTTGATGAATGATATCGATTTTGAACTGTACAAGATGGACAGTACGACCAATTTGATCTTTAGTGTTCAAGGTCATCGACTGAACGAAATCATGAAAACACTCACCATCTTTTCGGTGATCTTTATTCCGCTCACCTTTATGGCTGGGATATACGGAATGAACTTTGAAAACATGCCAGAACTCAGTTGGCGCAATGGCTATTTCTTTCTTTTGGGCGTGATGCTACTGGTTGGATGTGTCTCTGTCTGGATTATGAAACGAAACAAATGGTTCTAA